Proteins from a genomic interval of Amycolatopsis sp. cg13:
- a CDS encoding ferredoxin, translating into MNRLTVDPIACRAHGLCADVLPELITVDEWGYPVVRGESVPEPLLAEARRAAAACPALALRLRKSD; encoded by the coding sequence ATGAACCGCCTGACGGTCGACCCGATCGCCTGCCGCGCACACGGTTTGTGCGCGGATGTCCTGCCTGAACTGATCACTGTGGACGAATGGGGCTATCCGGTGGTTCGCGGGGAATCGGTGCCCGAGCCGCTGCTGGCCGAAGCTCGACGGGCCGCTGCGGCTTGTCCGGCGCTGGCGTTGCGGTTACGAAAATCAGATTAA